The DNA segment ggaacaggagaaaaacaagtaGAGGCTTCTTCATTTGATTGACCCATGTCCTTTAAGCGCTGGCAAGGATGCTGTTGAAATGTCTAAGTCTACGGATTGCGCAGGTCACAGGGCTCTGGGTCTTCCTGGCCCACAGTAGCTTGTTCTACAGGATATTCTTTGCAATTGCATTCAGGGTCCTCACTTTAGCCACATCGGCCACCTTGATGGAATATTCAGGTGTGGAGAGGTAGGCCCCCATGGTAATGTAAGGGTTTCTAAAAGAATACCAACAAGTCTTTGGTTACTGTCTGGAACCTGGACCTAGAAGAGCCGGAAAAAGAACCATCCTAAGTCCTACCCACTGGGCCATAATCTGCTGTCATATTGCCTTTTGGGTGCTACCTTAACCCATTGCATCTGCAACTATGAACTACAGACACAAGTCTATCCCTAATGCAACAATGCCTTGCTCCCAGCTAAATGCACCTGTCAGGTTCCAGTGCCCCAGATGTTCTTAGTCAAGTTACTACCCCAAACGGTGGAGCTGCATCGGGAGATGGAAGCAAGGCTTGGGCCCCTCAGTAAGTCAGGATAGAAACTTGCTCAGTTACCTGAACTTCATTCCTGAGTCTTTGAGTGAGCGCGCCGAGCAGTGAAACTCAGAGGCGCCAGAGCCTTCTAAGATTCTCTGCAGGTTTCTCTCGGTTATGCCTCCCCCTGGTGGAGAGAACCCATCACTCAGTCACAAACATGAAGTTAAGCAGGAATAGACAGAGCTACATTCTGGGTCATTAAATAGATGGGGGAAATCCCTTTGCTCTGAACCAGAGGCTAATCTTTAGGGTCAACGCAGGCTGCACTTGCAGCTCTGAAGCAGGTAGAGCTCCTAAATATGCCTCTGGAAGGGAGCAGATGCCCATCATGTATTATCTTATCAGTTTAGCTGCTGATTAGCACAAATGGCCAACTGCTTTTGTTTTGCCTGACAGTTAGTGATCACTCAGGAACACGGTAAGGAAACATTAGGTAATGTTCCTTGATGCCTGGAAATCTTTGCCTTCATAATGCCATACCTATAAGAGTTTGAGGAAGGGACAGGTAGCTAGAAGCAAATTGAATTTGGATTGACAGAGGCAAAGAGTCTACAGCAGCAAGTTAAGCAGGTAGGGGTTGTGTGTGGGTATCTACACTATTCCTTTAACCTAATACAGTTTCAGCAGTTGTGCCATCCATCTATTTCTACTAAGCTCTGTCTGTTTTTatatctgcaaataaataaataaatattataaagtcTTTCGTGCACTCTCATCCAAAGGGAATTACACCCTAAAGCTCTGTTCCTGGACTTCTTGCCACTTGGGCAAGTGTGGCTGCCTAACAACATGCTTGGTTGGTGCTAGAGTTCTGATCTATGCCAACAAGTGGTACTCACTGCAGAGTCTTACCTGGCACTACAACAATCCTGCCCTTAGcctgaaaaggaagagaaaatgggTTTAGTGGTCTTGCTTATAGGAGAAAACACACCAAATGGGTAGCACAAATATTCTGTTAAGGAAGATGTagaatgtatttatttgcaaaatttaatttcatttttttaatgctgcttttcAAATGGTTTGCTCCAAGTAATACTGTCACGTTGAGTTTCTTACATGCTCCTCTAGGAAAGTATGCTCCCACACTTGTCTATCATTGTGTATATTTCACCTCTGAAAAGTCAAACAACTGAGGATCTACCAAGTTTCACCTCCATCCTCGGATGGTTGAACTTCAGAAACTATATGCTGCCATATCAGTATCAGCAGGACTGCTTCAACTTCACCCCAGTGttagagactggaagcaactttAAAATAACTGAGCGACTCCTGCGTTGTCTTTTGTCTGTTGTGCATTCTTCTGGACAGGTGTGAGATACGGGTGTGCCATGCGCATATTGTGTACTTAACAGAGAAGAAGGGAGCTAATTTACTGCAGTAGCCTACGGGAATTAACGCAATACTGAAAGAAGCTATTGTATCAGAAGGTGCAAGGCAGTTTCTGTATATTCAATAGGGAAGCCAGTTTTCACCCTGAATCGCTGAAAAACCCTCACCCATCTGAAGACCATGAAAGACTGCTAGCTGGCATTTCTCTGCTCCCACCACACTCTGTCCAGTTCCTTGGATAGCCCACTCTTAAGTAGGCAAGAAAAGTGTATCAGTAGAGTTACAAATTTGGGAGAGATGATACCTCACCTGTTCTGTCAGTCGTTTTATCAAGGGCAGCCCCTCTAGAACAGTGCTGTCACAGCCACTAGTCAGGACCCGTTCAAAGCCCATCGATATTAGCGTTTCCAAGGCTGCCAAAGGGTCATagaccatgtcaaaagctgctgagaaaaaTGGAGCATGTCAGTCTTTACTGCCAAATGTTCTGGAAGGCAAATCTACTGATATATTCCAGGCTTTAGCCTAGTCCCAAATCCCTGGTAGACAGTCCTAATATGTGCAATTCCCAGAGTACATTCTCatagtcccccccccacctcaccaaGGTAAGGCCATTGTGCCTGAGCCTACAGCCTGCAAGTAGGCAGTCCAGCTTTCATTCCCCACTCCAAGCTCTGTAAGAAGAGTGCTGGACCTGTCCAACggcctatccagtccagcatcatgttcccacagtggccaaccagatgcctgtgggaaaccagcaagcagaaacTCACCTCTGTGGAAGGTGACTGGCAGAGGGCGGGAAGCAGCTGCAAAAAGAACAGATCCCA comes from the Podarcis muralis chromosome 6, rPodMur119.hap1.1, whole genome shotgun sequence genome and includes:
- the CUTC gene encoding copper homeostasis protein cutC homolog isoform X2, with product MRRWDRKQGQAEGCEGMANGFLMEVCVDSVESAVNAERGGAGRLELCANLMEGGTTPTIGLLQVVKQCIRVPVFVMIRPRGGDFLYSDREVEVMKADIRLAKQHGADGLVFGALTEDGRVDTELCTALLAASRPLPVTFHRAFDMVYDPLAALETLISMGFERVLTSGCDSTVLEGLPLIKRLTEQAKGRIVVVPGGGITERNLQRILEGSGASEFHCSARSLKDSGMKFRNPYITMGAYLSTPEYSIKVADVAKVRTLNAIAKNIL
- the CUTC gene encoding copper homeostasis protein cutC homolog isoform X1 produces the protein MRRWDRKQGQAEGCEGMANGFLMEVCVDSVESAVNAERGGAGRLELCANLMEGGTTPTIGLLQVVKQCIRVPVFVMIRPRGGDFLYSDREVEVMKADIRLAKQHGADGLVFGALTEDGRVDTELCTALLAASRPLPVTFHRAAFDMVYDPLAALETLISMGFERVLTSGCDSTVLEGLPLIKRLTEQAKGRIVVVPGGGITERNLQRILEGSGASEFHCSARSLKDSGMKFRNPYITMGAYLSTPEYSIKVADVAKVRTLNAIAKNIL
- the CUTC gene encoding copper homeostasis protein cutC homolog isoform X4, with product MANGFLMEVCVDSVESAVNAERGGAGRLELCANLMEGGTTPTIGLLQVVKQCIRVPVFVMIRPRGGDFLYSDREVEVMKADIRLAKQHGADGLVFGALTEDGRVDTELCTALLAASRPLPVTFHRAFDMVYDPLAALETLISMGFERVLTSGCDSTVLEGLPLIKRLTEQAKGRIVVVPGGGITERNLQRILEGSGASEFHCSARSLKDSGMKFRNPYITMGAYLSTPEYSIKVADVAKVRTLNAIAKNIL